In the Urocitellus parryii isolate mUroPar1 chromosome 1, mUroPar1.hap1, whole genome shotgun sequence genome, actttattttatgGCCCTTGAGAAATTTGAATgcttttcagtatttaaaaatatatattgactaCTTTTTAGATGATTGGCCATGTGCCCAATGAAATCAAACTGGAACTAAGAATATAATGAATCACGTACAGGTCGGGTCATACTGTTTTCTAATCCACTTGCTGATAACTATAGGGTTATGGAACAATGTAAGCAAAATGCTCACTCTATCTTTTATCTGGCATTACCTGTCTTCTAcgcctcctccctcctttcttctccccccccctttcccttctccctctgcctctctccttgTTCCCAAAAGTCTCCCTAACTGATTTAGGTGGCTGTCCCATGGTTTGAACCACCCCCTAGGAGAACAGCATGTCTGAGGTGGTGGGTGGCAGGGCTGCCAGGGGCTTCCAGAGAGAAGCTCCCCACTTTGgcgggagggaaggggaaggaatgtTCTGATTCCTAATTCCAGCCCTTGGTAGGGTGAGGGGACTGACCCCAGGAGACAgtgctttctccctccttctctctctctctctctctctctctctctctctctctcaagctgGGCTGGAAGAACCTAAGCTTTTCATCCCAGAAGAAGTCAAAATCACATGCTTCGTGGGCTATCCATTATTTGAGAAGAAGCAAAGCAGAACTATGCAAAAAAGCACAGCCCTGTCCAGCCCTCTGTGCAGGACTTCAGCCTTGATTCATTGCCACATCCCATTGGCTGGTGTGAAAaggcttttccttttttcaaactCACTGGGGCTATACTTGAAGCAAGGGACATCAGTGGAAAAAAGTAGAACTACTTGTTTGCCAGGGCTTACCGGCTCCATGTTTCCTAGATGGAACATGCTATATCTTGAAATATTGAAGATCGTTTCCTAGACTGACAAGGGCCCTATCAAAAAATAGTGCAAACTCGGGTTACACTGGTTAAGTTAAAATACTCTCTAAAAACCATTCTCTTTGTGATTCCTTCTCAAAATTGTCCTGGGAGCATTTCTTTTCACAAATCCGTATTATTTGCCAGGACAACTGCAGCACACCGTGCTTCCAGGAGGGGCTGTCCCAGATGACCAATGccacacagaaaacaaaattctcaCAGGTTTTCCTTCGGGTGAAAAGATCGGTTGCCATCCTAAAGAACAACAAGTGTCCAGTGAGTTTATGTGAATGTCATTTTTATGTGAATGTTAATGCTAGCTCTAATTGAATGAGAAAGGATGATCAAGTTAGAATTGTAGCTCAAGGTTGAAAAAGGGAGACCTATGAAATTCAATCAGAAACAATAGAATCAAAATGAGATCTGCCCCAGATAGTTCATTGTTGcctcgtttaaaaaaaaaaaaaaagaaacactgacaCTAACGTGGccattttcttctccctgcttaTTGGATAATGAAAGAATCCATCCTGATTGTAATTAGAAGCTACAATCGGGAGAATCAGGACTGTAGCCCACGCAATCCTAAATTATCTTAAACATTCCATTTGCTAACGAAATGGCTGTGGTGGCCTATAAGTTAAAGGAGAATTCTTAATtggttaaaaaacatttttaaaggaaaacacacCCAGATCACCACCTGCCCTCAATGCCTACCAATACATTCTTCAGCATAAGTCCTAGTTGCTGGGGTGGGCACTGCCGGACCTCCCTGCCTTCCTTTATATTCACATTTGCCGGAGAGCACAGAAGCCTGAAAGCCCAGAGCTCCGTTTAGTTGTATGTGTTTCTAATCTAGTTCTAAGTGCTTCATATGTACTCTTTTACTGAGTACCTGCCTTAGGACAATTGTTAGTTTATCACCCTCCCTTGAAGAGAGGAGGAAACTAAAGCTTAGGAAAGTTAACTAAGTTGCCTGATGCTATCTATTTACTAAGTAGCAGAGTTGAGATTTGAACTTGGGTCTATGTGACCTCCCCAAAGTCTGACTTTTAGTTATTATGTTATAAAATGACCTTGGAAGGACAACTGAAATGGTTAATGATGCATTTTAGCCCTCAAAAAAATTCCAGGAAAAGGTTCTTTCTAACTGGGGGGATTTACTGGCCCCATGTATGTTTGAAAAGACCCCTGAAGTCCTAGCCCAGAGCCAGGCACATCCAATGTGTTCATGAAATGCTAGCCAGCCTGGACTTCCCCGCCTATTTGCTCCAGATCTTGAGCCCCTTCCTGCTGTCCTTTCTCAGGCTCTGGGCAGGTGGTCTCGGGGCTCCTTGGTTCCACATTGCTGAGTTACTCTACCCTTGTCCACTTCTATCTGCAGTTTTTTTCCTGTGAACAGCCATGCAACCAAACCACACCAGGCAACATGGAGACATTTCTGAGGAGTCTCCTGGAAACATTCCAGAAAGAGAAGATGACAGGGGCGAAAGGCCAActgtgaaaatgaaatattatttattctatttatggaATTTTAAGACTTTCTCTTTACATTGttgcaaattaaaaatcaagtaagCTACTCTAAA is a window encoding:
- the Il9 gene encoding interleukin-9; translated protein: MLLGTILASTLLLCSVASQRCSTSAGIRDIDFLLKKLKEDSTSKCSCSANVTSCLCLPIPSDNCSTPCFQEGLSQMTNATQKTKFSQVFLRVKRSVAILKNNKCPFFSCEQPCNQTTPGNMETFLRSLLETFQKEKMTGAKGQL